The genome window TCGTCACGCTGATGGGCGGTAGCACCGGCGTGACGGCGGTCCACCGCATCGCGGGACTGGCCCTCGTCGCGCTCATCGTCTTCTGGGTGCTGATGATGCTGACGACGAGCACCGGCCGCGGCAACTTCCGCGAGATTCTGATGGGTCCCGACGACGTCGCGGCGGCGATTCAGGACTTCAAGTTCGTCCTCGGGATGGCCGACGAGCGCCACCCGAACGCCCGGCAGTTCGCGGGCTACAAGTCCGACGACGTGCCGCTACTGTCGTACATCGGCAAGGGCGTCATCTACATCTTCTCCATCGAACTGACGCTGCTCACCATCTCCGGACTGCTCATCTGGAGCAAGACCGGCGTGATGCAGTACTTCGCCACGAAGACGGCGGCGATGGCGTTCGTCGTCTTCCACGGCCTGCTCGGCGTCATCATGCTGATGGGCGTGATGTTCCACATCTTCGAGCACGGTTTCCACCCGGCGTTCTACCCGGTGGAGGTGAAGGCGTTCATCCCCCGGAAGCTGATTCCGGAGGAGCACGCCGACACCGACCACGACTCGACGGGTATCAGCCAACTCACCCTCGCGCCGTCGTGGGGGTGGGCGACGAACGTCATGGGCGTACTCACCGTCATCGGTATCGTCAGCGTGCTCGTCGGGAGCATCTTCGACGAGGGCTACCCCGTGCCGCGCGAACTCGTCGTCGGCGGGGGTCCGACGGACCTGCTCTTGACCGTCGGCATCAACGTCGGCATCCTCGTGCTGTTCATCGGCATGGCGCTGCAGATGTACGGCAACCTGCTTCGCGTCCGCTGGCAGAAGCAGCTGGAGCAGGAGGCGCGCGCGACGGCGACGACGGACGGTGGACAGGTGAATCAGCCGAACGACGACTAGCGACCTTTTACCCTGCGCTCGGGCAACTACGTTGCCCTCGCTCGGTAAAAGCTCGACCAAAAGCACTCGTCACTTACTTCAGCCGCTTCGCGGCTTCCGTTCGCTCCTCGGCCGAGAATCGCGGAGCGATTCTCGTACAACAAGAACAGGACCCGGTTGCTCGGCAACCGACCTACGTACTGTCGAGGGCTACTACCGTTTGAGAGCAGTCACTCCTCGTGACCCGTCGTCGGAGACAGCCGCCGAAACACGGGAACGAACGGCTTCAGCAGGAGAGCCGCGGCGACGAGAAAGACCAGAAGCGCCCCGCTATCGGACACACCGAACTCCATCGCCCCGAGCGCGACGGCTCCCGCAACGACGAGATACACCCAGAACGCGACGACGACGGGGACGTACCCGTGCGTCGGAGCGGGTGTTTGGTACATATCTACGAGTTCGTCCACCCTCGGATAAGTTTTCTGTCCGAACTGTTCGGATAATTCACTCGGTACGCGGTGTGTCTACGCTTACGCCGAGAGCAACTCCGCGCCCTCGGTGGAGAGTTCGACGGTCACGTCCTGTCTGGTGTGCTGGCTGATCTGGTCGATGTTGCGCGTCAGCACTTCGAGGACGTCCTTCGGTTCGGGGTAGACGAGCATGTTGCCGTCGTCGTCCTCCATGACGAGTTGGGTGTCCGAGAGCGAAATCTGGTCGTTCTCGATGCGGGCGACGATGGCGCGCAGTTCTTCGGCGCCGCCGGGGTCGCCCTCCTCGACCATCGTCACGTACAGCGAGTCGAGACCGATGAGGTCCTTGTACTCGCGGACG of Haloprofundus halophilus contains these proteins:
- a CDS encoding cytochrome b/b6 domain-containing protein; its protein translation is MTNLDHGKFTRMTTTFHTLLALDVFILFFSGYGLMFNDELWWLVTLMGGSTGVTAVHRIAGLALVALIVFWVLMMLTTSTGRGNFREILMGPDDVAAAIQDFKFVLGMADERHPNARQFAGYKSDDVPLLSYIGKGVIYIFSIELTLLTISGLLIWSKTGVMQYFATKTAAMAFVVFHGLLGVIMLMGVMFHIFEHGFHPAFYPVEVKAFIPRKLIPEEHADTDHDSTGISQLTLAPSWGWATNVMGVLTVIGIVSVLVGSIFDEGYPVPRELVVGGGPTDLLLTVGINVGILVLFIGMALQMYGNLLRVRWQKQLEQEARATATTDGGQVNQPNDD